The stretch of DNA CTGAGGTTTTTGTTAGCTAGTATCCCGCTTTGATAGCATAGATCGACTGTAATAGTAGCATTGAGAGCAATAGAAGCAGGCTTCCGGATAGGAGGTTAATTGTGAGGAATCTGGTGTCGTAATAGTATCGCTTAATGTTATACACTAAATATAACCCAGCGAAACCCATAGCATAGGCTAGCGCCACTATAAACATCTCAACAATGGTTTGCCTGTTTAATCCATAAGCAAAGGGGCCTTCTCTATAGAGAGGTGGGGGCTCATTAACTATAACGTACAGCAAACCTCCCATGATCAAAATGGAGCCTATAATGATCAGCGACATTACAAGCTTTTGAGATTTTAAACGACTCATGTATTTTTCTATTTTTTCAACGCTCGTCAATGATAACACCAGTCTACAATATTAGCGATAATAAAAATATAAGTATTTTTGCATTAATACTTAGTCCGCTGTCGGAAGCAAACCTACTACAATAATACTTAAACTTACCGAGCGGTAATCTTTTTATATTATGCTATTCTTTAAACTCGTGAATCTTTCGCCAAGGTGAACGTCTTGATCGAAGTCAGATGGCATGGTCGAGGTGGGCAGGGAGTTGTTACATCAAGTGAACTCTTGGCACGCGCAGTTTTAAGAGAAGGCAAATACGTTCAGCATTTTCCTGAATTTGGTCCTGAGCGCAGAGGAGCTCCAGTAAGAGCTTATACGCGAATAAGCGACGATCCAATTGATATACATTATGGAGTTTATGAGCCGGATATAGTAGTCGTGATTGATCCTACTCTTCTAGCAGATATCGAAATATTAACAACTGGATTAAAGGATGAAGGTTATCTCATAATGAATACAACAAAGCTTTCTGATAAAATTATAGAAATTGCTAAAAAGAAAAGATTAAAAGTGTTTACCGTTGACGCCCATAAAATAGCATTAGAAGTATTTAATCGTCCTCTCTACAACACGCCCATGCTTGGAGCATTAGTTAAAGCAACGGGGCTGGCTTCTCTTGATTTAGTACTAGAAGCGTTAGGAGAACGATTTAAAGGTGAAATACTCGAAAAAAATAAAGTCGCAGTAACCCAGGCATATAAGGAGGTGGTTAAGCATGAAATATAAGTCTTGGAAAGAATTTCCGATAGGAAATGTGATACCCGAACCAGCAACAAGCCTTGAATATAAAACCGGAAAATGGCGTACTTTTAAACCAGTAATAGATCAAGAAAAATGCGTAAAATGCTTATTATGCTGGGTGTCTTGCCCTGAACCAGCTATTATTAGACACGACGATGATACTGTAGCAATAGATTATGATTTTTGTAAGGGTTGTGGAATATGTGCAAACGTTTGTCCAGTCAAAGCTATTAGCATGATTCCGGAGGAGGTGTAAATTTATGGTTAAGAGAATTGGTATGAATGGAGATACGGCTGTTGCTTACGCGGTAAAACAAGCAGATGTTGATGTTATAGCAGCTTATCCTATAACACCACAAACAATTATCGTTGAAAAACTTAGTGAATATGTCAATAATGGAGAGTTAAATGCTGCATACGTTCCCGTGGAATCTGAGCACTCTGCATTATCGGCATGTGTTGGGGCTTCATTAGCAGGTGCTAGAGTATTCACAGCTACGGCTAGTCAAGGTCTTGCCTTAATGTACGAGATATTATATATTGCTTCATCTCTACGAACTACAATAGTTATGGCTTTAGGAAATAGAGCATTATCCGCGCCCATAAACATTCATTGCAGTCACGACGACGCATACGCTGCGCGCGACGCAGGATGGATACAACTTTTCGCAGAAAATGTTCAAGAGGCTTATGACCTAACATTGCAAGCATTTAGAATATCAGAAGACAAAAACGTACTCCTACCGACGATAGTAAATCTAGACGGCTTCATATTAACTCACTCACTTGAAGGAGTTAACGTGTTCGAGGATGAAGATATTGCCAAGTTTTTGCCTCCAAAAGAACCCATACAACCTATTGAACCCGAAAATCCTATCACATACGGGCCTCTAGGCCTCTTTGACTCTTACATAGAATTTAAAAAACAACAGGCGGAAGCAATGAAAGCCTCGTATCCTCACATATTACAGGCATTTAAAGAATTCGAAGAATTTAGCGGCCGAAGCTATAAGCCAATAAAAACATTGGGGATGGAAGATGCTGAAATAGCCATAATGGTTCTTGGATCAACTGCGGGTACCGTTAGAGAAGTTGTTAGGAAAATGCGTGAAAAAGGTGAAAAAGTTGGGACTATAAGCTTAACTCTGTATCGACCTTTCCCAGAGGAAGAGCTTAAAAAAGTGCTCAAAGGGGTGAAAGTGCTAGCCGTCATGGATAGATCTTACAGCTTTGGCAGCCCAGGAGCTCAATTGTTTATGGATGTTACAGCAACTTTGATAAACATGAAGGAAAAACCGTTAATATTCAATGTAATCTATGGACTTGGAGGCAGGGATTTAGTTCCTAACCACGTATTAAGCATAATTGAAAAAGCTAAAGAATACGCGGAATTGGGTGAAGTCTCTGAAAAAGAAATCTGGATTGGTGTGAGAGAATAAAGGTGGTGGTTATGTCCGGTTTAAATCTTATAAAAACTCTAAAAGAAATACCACGTGAAGAACTTCTAGCTCCTGGCCATAGGCTTTGTGCTGGCTGTGGTGCGCCTATAATAGCTAGATTTGTTCTGAAAGCTATTGAAGGTCCTAAAGTCGTGGTAAATGCGACTGGCTGTTTGGAAGTTGCTACCACAATATTTCCGTATACGAGCTGGAAGGTGCCATGGGTTCATAGTGCATTTGAAAATGCCGCATCTACGGCAAGCGGTATTGAAGCTGCATTTAGAATTCTTGAAAAAAAG from Thermoproteales archaeon encodes:
- a CDS encoding 2-oxoacid:acceptor oxidoreductase family protein, whose translation is MIEVRWHGRGGQGVVTSSELLARAVLREGKYVQHFPEFGPERRGAPVRAYTRISDDPIDIHYGVYEPDIVVVIDPTLLADIEILTTGLKDEGYLIMNTTKLSDKIIEIAKKKRLKVFTVDAHKIALEVFNRPLYNTPMLGALVKATGLASLDLVLEALGERFKGEILEKNKVAVTQAYKEVVKHEI
- a CDS encoding 4Fe-4S binding protein, with the translated sequence MKYKSWKEFPIGNVIPEPATSLEYKTGKWRTFKPVIDQEKCVKCLLCWVSCPEPAIIRHDDDTVAIDYDFCKGCGICANVCPVKAISMIPEEV
- the porA gene encoding pyruvate ferredoxin oxidoreductase; the encoded protein is MVKRIGMNGDTAVAYAVKQADVDVIAAYPITPQTIIVEKLSEYVNNGELNAAYVPVESEHSALSACVGASLAGARVFTATASQGLALMYEILYIASSLRTTIVMALGNRALSAPINIHCSHDDAYAARDAGWIQLFAENVQEAYDLTLQAFRISEDKNVLLPTIVNLDGFILTHSLEGVNVFEDEDIAKFLPPKEPIQPIEPENPITYGPLGLFDSYIEFKKQQAEAMKASYPHILQAFKEFEEFSGRSYKPIKTLGMEDAEIAIMVLGSTAGTVREVVRKMREKGEKVGTISLTLYRPFPEEELKKVLKGVKVLAVMDRSYSFGSPGAQLFMDVTATLINMKEKPLIFNVIYGLGGRDLVPNHVLSIIEKAKEYAELGEVSEKEIWIGVRE